A section of the Acanthochromis polyacanthus isolate Apoly-LR-REF ecotype Palm Island chromosome 13, KAUST_Apoly_ChrSc, whole genome shotgun sequence genome encodes:
- the arhgef12a gene encoding rho guanine nucleotide exchange factor 12 isoform X1: MSDTQSSFTDRFPKKANRTSSILSKDHPPDKKPKSDKTSLPSNEFDPTEALVVQKSGSSSVLAEGKPESCGLVQRCVIIQKDENGFGLTVSGDNPVFVQLVKEDGAAMRAGVQTGDRIIKVNGTLVTHSNHIEVVKLIKSGSYVALTVLGRPPGLAQIPLPEAEPEMLGVSISSPNSPAAERPYSPQDRLSSAHSPWDENSSVCNQKADILQKMLCKEQQELQAMKEEYSRNPSPRLLKDIQEAKKHIPQLQGQLFRATGTTQEAVPGGDADDGSMFEMERTFSPKGDNSTDLSWTSSPISRIFGPGSPDNQFPRDSSCPSPKNTPRNSFNSCHSPETEDTTDLDSLSPTTVSSPSSSRLVSQIIGAEDDYFDSDQEQTNGQCNSFNSIEQLKSRPAHLAAFLHHVISQFDPAPVLCYLYADLYKQTNSKETRRVFMDLHTFFIDRGANLKVAVPESVSSDLDRRRTELIPEEINRQHVQTLQDSLLPDIQRNLEDFRQKRSMGLTVAEVELARLDQERVRDRVTLERERSYAENIITKIEDILLTTQTTEEEKCTTMQYVIYTYMKHLGVRVKEPRSLESKRVRISFLPKIKKSIKAEKEGEEKVKKPRFPSILGPQRRPSRNEAASVSKALDGRPRPQKQLSQPTLGASEHMETGHLRGSQSSEGSELTHSMSVNASSPNSAFYSTESSRDADTGGTPTSGPSRLSDGLQSDPLDGFSSHFDLYSLDQLQEDDRESDRAHEGTPKALRRLEGLCAADVQSEDDQGTDSEHDPPNWQQLVGREVLAGLRPHEIKRQEVINELFYTERAHVRMLKVLDHVFYQKLSKEAILPPADIKNIFTNLEEILQLHVSILEQMAAVRKRNESSVIDQIGDDLLSWFGGGEEEKIKQAVGTFCSNQPFALEIIKTKKKDSRFTSFIQEAESNRQCRRLQLKDLIPIEMMRLTKYPLLLDNIVKYTDNAVEKDKVKQAADCCRKILSHVNQAVKESEDKQRLEDYQRRLDLSSLKQTDNPMILELKNLDLTKRTMVHEGPLSWKVNKDKTIELYTLLLEDILVLLQKQDERLILKCHSKNLAGTADTKHIFSPIIKLNTVLVRSVATDNKSFFVLSMSDNGAQIYELMAPTVSDQRTWQRLITQRADAMKVKPHSVIPLPQTDGERDGVEIITAGVSRLSRDPDRTSTGSTQSTDKESGPACRSALQTSLPGSNPFEEVKAEEEEEEEEGFVDPELPYQVAEDGREGDSFCMFPSRADEALKTLAALKQVLVTQLMSQEAAEQTKRSTGARLLRTTSLRTPIDSRARVMVHNGSDKNSSQTEDLAQDLGSGDTGFFDSPEDYAGYLVLEGYGGPGESSTDDDILASTTGKQLSTSQGCAADSGINLRFSSTSQAGSLSSFSRQVLSHLRNLQTNLNYLKDVEAKYNNLIRQRPERSAADTDGNKDKR, encoded by the exons GTCTCGTCCAACGATGTGTAATCATCCAGAAAGATGAAAATGGCTTTGGGCTCACTGTCAGCGGTGACAACCCAGTGTTTGTGCAGCTTGTCAAAGAAG ATGGGGCTGCTATGCGGGCAGGTGTTCAGACAGGAGACAGGATCATCAAG GTTAACGGGACCCTTGTTACACATTCTAATCACATTGAAGTGGTGAAACTTATCAAAT CGGGCTCCTATGTGGCCCTTACAGTGTTGGGGCGCCCCCCAGGGCTTGCCCAGATCCCTTTGCCTGAAGCAGAGCCTGAAATGTTGGGCGTTAGCATATCCTCTCCAAACTCCCCAGCAGCAGAGCGTCCCTACAGTCCTCAGGACCGCCTCTCCTCTGCACATTCACCATGG GATGAGAACAGCAGTGTCTGCAACCAGAAGGCTGACATCTTGCAGAAGATGCTTTGTAAAGAGCAGCAGGAGCTGCAG GCCATGAAGGAGGAGTACAGCAGGAACCCCTCCCCCAGACTACTGAAAGACATCCAGGAAGCTAAAAAACACATTCCTCAGCTGCAGGGTCAGCTTTTCAGGGCCACTGGGACAACACAG GAGGCTGTTCCAGGTGGTGATGCAGATGATGGTAGCATGTTTGAGATGGAGCGTACTTTTTCCCCAAAAGGAGACAACAGTACAGACCTGTCCTGGACCAGCAGTCCT ATATCTCGCATATTTGGGCCTGGATCTCCAGATAACCAGTTTCCCAGAGATTCATCCTGCCCCAGCCCAAAGAACACACCCAGGAACAGCTTCAACTCCTGCCACTCCCCCGAGACAGAGGACACCACTGATCTG GACTCTCTATCTCCCACCACAGTCAGCAGTCCCTCCTCTTCTCGCCTTGTCTCCCAAATCATTGGAGCTGAAGATGACTATTTTGATTCAGACCAGGAGCAG ACAAATGGCCAGTGCAACAGCTTTAACAGTATTGAGCAACTCAAGTCTCGCCCTGCCCACCTCGCAGCCTTCCTGCATCACGTCATCTCTCAGTTCGACCCCGCTCCTGTG CTGTGCTACCTCTACGCTGACCTCTACAAACAGACCAACTCCAAAGAGACCAGACGGGTGTTCATGGACCTCCACACCTTCTTCATTGACCGGGGAGCA AATTTAAAAGTGGCAGTTCCTGAATCTGTCTCTTCTGATCTCG atcGGCGGCGGACAGAGCTGATCCCAGAGGAAATAAACAGGCAACATGTTCAAACACTGCAGGACTCTCTGCTCCCTGACATTCAGAGGAACCTTGAGGATTTTAG GCAGAAGCGCAGTATGGGACTAACAGTGGCTGAAGTAGAGCTGGCCAGACTGGACCAAGAGAGAGTCAGAGACCGGGTCACTCTCGAGCGGGAACGCTCATATGCTGAAAACATCATCACCAAGATAGAAGATATCCT GTTAACTACTCAAaccacagaggaagagaaatg CACTACAATGCAGTATGTTATCTATACATACATGAAGCACCTTGGTGTGAGGGTCAAGGAACCTCGCAGTCTGGAGTCCAAACGGGTTCGAATTAGCTTTCTTCCCAAGATTAAG AAAAGCATCAAGGcagaaaaggagggagaagagaaaGTGAAAAAGCCCAGGTTTCCTAGTATCCTTGGCCCTCAGCGTCGGCCCAGCCGCAACGAGGCAGCCTCAG TGAGTAAAGCCCTGGATGGCCGTCCCCGGCCTCAGAAACAGTTGTCTCAGCCTACACTGGGGGCAAGTGAGCACATGGAAACTGGGCATCTAAGAGGCAGCCAGTCGAGCGAGGGCTCTGAGCTCACACACTCCATGTCTGTCAACGCCTCATCTCCAAACAGCGCCTTCTACAGCACTGAGTCTAGTCGAGATGCTGATACTG GTGGGACTCCCACCTCAGGCCCCTCCAGGCTGAGTGACGGCCTTCAGTCTGACCCTCTGGATGGGTTTTCTTCGCACTTTGACCTGTACAGCCTGGACCAACTGCAAGAGGATGACAGAGAAAGTGACAG AGCTCATGAGGGAACACCAAAGGCATTAAGAAG GCTCGAGGGACTGTGTGCAGCTGATGTCCAGAGTGAGGACGACCAGGGGACAGATTCGGAGCATGATCCTCCAAACTGGCAGCAGCTTGTGGGGCGAGAGGTCCTAGCGGGTCTCAGGCCTCATGAAATCAAGAGACAGGAAGTTATTAATG AGCTGTTTTACACGGAGCGTGCTCATGTGCGGATGCTGAAGGTTTTGGACCACGTTTTCTACCAGAAGCTCTCCAAAGAGGCCATCCTGCCTCCTGCTGACATCAAGAACATCTTTACCAACCTGGAGGAGATTTTACAGCTGCACG TTTCAATACTTGAGCAAATGGCTGCCGTTCGGAAGAGAAATGAATCTTCAGTAATTGATCAGATAGGAGACGACTTGCTCTCCTGG TTTGGCGGCGGAGAGGAAGAGAAGATCAAGCAGGCGGTGGGGACCTTCTGCAGTAACCAGCCTTTTGCTCTGGAAATCATAAAGACCAAGAAGAAAGACTCAAGATTCACCTCGTTCATTCAG GAGGCAGAGAGCAACAGACAGTGTCGCAGACTGCAGCTTAAGGACCTCATTCCTATAGAGATGATGCGGCTCACCAAGTACCCCCTGCTACTAGACAACATCGTCAAGTACACAG ACAATGCAGTGGAGAAGGACAAAGTGAAGCAGGCAGCAGACTGCTGCAGAAAGATCCTCAGTCACGTCAACCAGGCTGTGAAGGAATCTGAAGACAAGCAg AGGTTGGAAGACTATCAGAGGAGACTAGACCTCTCCTCTCTAAAGCAGACAGACAACCCTATGATCCTGGAGCTAAAG AACCTGGATCTAACAAAGAGAACGATGGTGCATGAGGGTCCACTGTCATGGAAAGTGAACAAGGACAAGACTATTG AGTTGTACACCCTCCTCCTGGAGGACATCCTGGTTCTCCTACAGAAACAAGATGAGCGTCTGATCCTGAAGTGTCACAGCAAAAACCTGGCGGGCACTGCTGATACCAAACATATCTTCAGCCCCATCATCAAACTCAACACTGTGCTGGTGCGCTCCGTGGCTACAG ACAACAAGTCCTTCTTCGTTCTGTCCATGTCAGACAACGGTGCCCAGATCTATGAGCTAATGGCGCCCACAGTCTCAGATCAGAGAAC GTGGCAGCGTCTGATCACCCAGAGAGCTGATGCCATGAAAGTCAAGCCTCACAGCGTTATCCCATTACCTCAGACCGA CGGAGAGAGAGACGGTGTGGAGATCATTACAGCAGGTGTTTCCAGGTTGAGTAGAGACCCAGACCGCACATCCACCGGCAGCACGCAGTCCACAG ATAAAGAGAGTGGTCCAGCTTGTAGAAGTGCATTGCAGACTTCTCTGCCTGGTAGTAATCCGTTTGAGGAAgtgaaggcagaggaggaggaggaggaggaagaaggctTTGTGGACCCAGAGCTTCCTTATCAAGTGGCTGAGGATGGCAGAGAAGGAGACTCGTTTTGCATGTTTCCCTCGAGGGCAGACGAAGCACTGAAAACAT TGGCAGCATTAAAGCAGGTGTTGGTGACCCAGCTGATGTCCCAGGAGGCAGCAGAGCAAACCAAGCGCTCAACGGGGGCCCGTCTCCTCAGGACCACGTCTCTGCGAACGCCCATAGACAGCCGTGCACGGGTGATGGTCCACAACGGCTCAGACAAAAACAGTTCCCAGACAGAGGACTTGGCTCAGGACCTGGGCTCTGGGGACACCGGCTTCTTTGATTCCCCAGAAGATTATG CAGGATATTTAGTCCTGGAGGGTTACGGTGGCCCAGGGGAGAGCAGCACAGATGACGACATCTTGGCGTCAACCACAGGGAAGCAGCTGAGCACCTCACAGGGCTGCGCTGCCGACTCTGGCATCAATTTGAGATTTTCCTCAACATCACAGGCTGGCAGCCTCTCCTCTTTCAGCAGACAGGTCCTGTCTCATCTTAGAAATCTTCAAACCAACCTCAACTATCTGAAG GACGTTGAGGCTAAGTACAATAATCTAATACGCCAAAGGCCAGAGAGGTCAGCAGCAGACACGGATGGAAACAAAG ATAAGAGATAG
- the arhgef12a gene encoding rho guanine nucleotide exchange factor 12 isoform X2, with protein MSDTQSSFTDRFPKKANRTSSILSKDHPPDKKPKSDKTSLPSNEFDPTGLVQRCVIIQKDENGFGLTVSGDNPVFVQLVKEDGAAMRAGVQTGDRIIKVNGTLVTHSNHIEVVKLIKSGSYVALTVLGRPPGLAQIPLPEAEPEMLGVSISSPNSPAAERPYSPQDRLSSAHSPWDENSSVCNQKADILQKMLCKEQQELQAMKEEYSRNPSPRLLKDIQEAKKHIPQLQGQLFRATGTTQEAVPGGDADDGSMFEMERTFSPKGDNSTDLSWTSSPISRIFGPGSPDNQFPRDSSCPSPKNTPRNSFNSCHSPETEDTTDLDSLSPTTVSSPSSSRLVSQIIGAEDDYFDSDQEQTNGQCNSFNSIEQLKSRPAHLAAFLHHVISQFDPAPVLCYLYADLYKQTNSKETRRVFMDLHTFFIDRGANLKVAVPESVSSDLDRRRTELIPEEINRQHVQTLQDSLLPDIQRNLEDFRQKRSMGLTVAEVELARLDQERVRDRVTLERERSYAENIITKIEDILLTTQTTEEEKCTTMQYVIYTYMKHLGVRVKEPRSLESKRVRISFLPKIKKSIKAEKEGEEKVKKPRFPSILGPQRRPSRNEAASVSKALDGRPRPQKQLSQPTLGASEHMETGHLRGSQSSEGSELTHSMSVNASSPNSAFYSTESSRDADTGGTPTSGPSRLSDGLQSDPLDGFSSHFDLYSLDQLQEDDRESDRAHEGTPKALRRLEGLCAADVQSEDDQGTDSEHDPPNWQQLVGREVLAGLRPHEIKRQEVINELFYTERAHVRMLKVLDHVFYQKLSKEAILPPADIKNIFTNLEEILQLHVSILEQMAAVRKRNESSVIDQIGDDLLSWFGGGEEEKIKQAVGTFCSNQPFALEIIKTKKKDSRFTSFIQEAESNRQCRRLQLKDLIPIEMMRLTKYPLLLDNIVKYTDNAVEKDKVKQAADCCRKILSHVNQAVKESEDKQRLEDYQRRLDLSSLKQTDNPMILELKNLDLTKRTMVHEGPLSWKVNKDKTIELYTLLLEDILVLLQKQDERLILKCHSKNLAGTADTKHIFSPIIKLNTVLVRSVATDNKSFFVLSMSDNGAQIYELMAPTVSDQRTWQRLITQRADAMKVKPHSVIPLPQTDGERDGVEIITAGVSRLSRDPDRTSTGSTQSTDKESGPACRSALQTSLPGSNPFEEVKAEEEEEEEEGFVDPELPYQVAEDGREGDSFCMFPSRADEALKTLAALKQVLVTQLMSQEAAEQTKRSTGARLLRTTSLRTPIDSRARVMVHNGSDKNSSQTEDLAQDLGSGDTGFFDSPEDYAGYLVLEGYGGPGESSTDDDILASTTGKQLSTSQGCAADSGINLRFSSTSQAGSLSSFSRQVLSHLRNLQTNLNYLKDVEAKYNNLIRQRPERSAADTDGNKDKR; from the exons GTCTCGTCCAACGATGTGTAATCATCCAGAAAGATGAAAATGGCTTTGGGCTCACTGTCAGCGGTGACAACCCAGTGTTTGTGCAGCTTGTCAAAGAAG ATGGGGCTGCTATGCGGGCAGGTGTTCAGACAGGAGACAGGATCATCAAG GTTAACGGGACCCTTGTTACACATTCTAATCACATTGAAGTGGTGAAACTTATCAAAT CGGGCTCCTATGTGGCCCTTACAGTGTTGGGGCGCCCCCCAGGGCTTGCCCAGATCCCTTTGCCTGAAGCAGAGCCTGAAATGTTGGGCGTTAGCATATCCTCTCCAAACTCCCCAGCAGCAGAGCGTCCCTACAGTCCTCAGGACCGCCTCTCCTCTGCACATTCACCATGG GATGAGAACAGCAGTGTCTGCAACCAGAAGGCTGACATCTTGCAGAAGATGCTTTGTAAAGAGCAGCAGGAGCTGCAG GCCATGAAGGAGGAGTACAGCAGGAACCCCTCCCCCAGACTACTGAAAGACATCCAGGAAGCTAAAAAACACATTCCTCAGCTGCAGGGTCAGCTTTTCAGGGCCACTGGGACAACACAG GAGGCTGTTCCAGGTGGTGATGCAGATGATGGTAGCATGTTTGAGATGGAGCGTACTTTTTCCCCAAAAGGAGACAACAGTACAGACCTGTCCTGGACCAGCAGTCCT ATATCTCGCATATTTGGGCCTGGATCTCCAGATAACCAGTTTCCCAGAGATTCATCCTGCCCCAGCCCAAAGAACACACCCAGGAACAGCTTCAACTCCTGCCACTCCCCCGAGACAGAGGACACCACTGATCTG GACTCTCTATCTCCCACCACAGTCAGCAGTCCCTCCTCTTCTCGCCTTGTCTCCCAAATCATTGGAGCTGAAGATGACTATTTTGATTCAGACCAGGAGCAG ACAAATGGCCAGTGCAACAGCTTTAACAGTATTGAGCAACTCAAGTCTCGCCCTGCCCACCTCGCAGCCTTCCTGCATCACGTCATCTCTCAGTTCGACCCCGCTCCTGTG CTGTGCTACCTCTACGCTGACCTCTACAAACAGACCAACTCCAAAGAGACCAGACGGGTGTTCATGGACCTCCACACCTTCTTCATTGACCGGGGAGCA AATTTAAAAGTGGCAGTTCCTGAATCTGTCTCTTCTGATCTCG atcGGCGGCGGACAGAGCTGATCCCAGAGGAAATAAACAGGCAACATGTTCAAACACTGCAGGACTCTCTGCTCCCTGACATTCAGAGGAACCTTGAGGATTTTAG GCAGAAGCGCAGTATGGGACTAACAGTGGCTGAAGTAGAGCTGGCCAGACTGGACCAAGAGAGAGTCAGAGACCGGGTCACTCTCGAGCGGGAACGCTCATATGCTGAAAACATCATCACCAAGATAGAAGATATCCT GTTAACTACTCAAaccacagaggaagagaaatg CACTACAATGCAGTATGTTATCTATACATACATGAAGCACCTTGGTGTGAGGGTCAAGGAACCTCGCAGTCTGGAGTCCAAACGGGTTCGAATTAGCTTTCTTCCCAAGATTAAG AAAAGCATCAAGGcagaaaaggagggagaagagaaaGTGAAAAAGCCCAGGTTTCCTAGTATCCTTGGCCCTCAGCGTCGGCCCAGCCGCAACGAGGCAGCCTCAG TGAGTAAAGCCCTGGATGGCCGTCCCCGGCCTCAGAAACAGTTGTCTCAGCCTACACTGGGGGCAAGTGAGCACATGGAAACTGGGCATCTAAGAGGCAGCCAGTCGAGCGAGGGCTCTGAGCTCACACACTCCATGTCTGTCAACGCCTCATCTCCAAACAGCGCCTTCTACAGCACTGAGTCTAGTCGAGATGCTGATACTG GTGGGACTCCCACCTCAGGCCCCTCCAGGCTGAGTGACGGCCTTCAGTCTGACCCTCTGGATGGGTTTTCTTCGCACTTTGACCTGTACAGCCTGGACCAACTGCAAGAGGATGACAGAGAAAGTGACAG AGCTCATGAGGGAACACCAAAGGCATTAAGAAG GCTCGAGGGACTGTGTGCAGCTGATGTCCAGAGTGAGGACGACCAGGGGACAGATTCGGAGCATGATCCTCCAAACTGGCAGCAGCTTGTGGGGCGAGAGGTCCTAGCGGGTCTCAGGCCTCATGAAATCAAGAGACAGGAAGTTATTAATG AGCTGTTTTACACGGAGCGTGCTCATGTGCGGATGCTGAAGGTTTTGGACCACGTTTTCTACCAGAAGCTCTCCAAAGAGGCCATCCTGCCTCCTGCTGACATCAAGAACATCTTTACCAACCTGGAGGAGATTTTACAGCTGCACG TTTCAATACTTGAGCAAATGGCTGCCGTTCGGAAGAGAAATGAATCTTCAGTAATTGATCAGATAGGAGACGACTTGCTCTCCTGG TTTGGCGGCGGAGAGGAAGAGAAGATCAAGCAGGCGGTGGGGACCTTCTGCAGTAACCAGCCTTTTGCTCTGGAAATCATAAAGACCAAGAAGAAAGACTCAAGATTCACCTCGTTCATTCAG GAGGCAGAGAGCAACAGACAGTGTCGCAGACTGCAGCTTAAGGACCTCATTCCTATAGAGATGATGCGGCTCACCAAGTACCCCCTGCTACTAGACAACATCGTCAAGTACACAG ACAATGCAGTGGAGAAGGACAAAGTGAAGCAGGCAGCAGACTGCTGCAGAAAGATCCTCAGTCACGTCAACCAGGCTGTGAAGGAATCTGAAGACAAGCAg AGGTTGGAAGACTATCAGAGGAGACTAGACCTCTCCTCTCTAAAGCAGACAGACAACCCTATGATCCTGGAGCTAAAG AACCTGGATCTAACAAAGAGAACGATGGTGCATGAGGGTCCACTGTCATGGAAAGTGAACAAGGACAAGACTATTG AGTTGTACACCCTCCTCCTGGAGGACATCCTGGTTCTCCTACAGAAACAAGATGAGCGTCTGATCCTGAAGTGTCACAGCAAAAACCTGGCGGGCACTGCTGATACCAAACATATCTTCAGCCCCATCATCAAACTCAACACTGTGCTGGTGCGCTCCGTGGCTACAG ACAACAAGTCCTTCTTCGTTCTGTCCATGTCAGACAACGGTGCCCAGATCTATGAGCTAATGGCGCCCACAGTCTCAGATCAGAGAAC GTGGCAGCGTCTGATCACCCAGAGAGCTGATGCCATGAAAGTCAAGCCTCACAGCGTTATCCCATTACCTCAGACCGA CGGAGAGAGAGACGGTGTGGAGATCATTACAGCAGGTGTTTCCAGGTTGAGTAGAGACCCAGACCGCACATCCACCGGCAGCACGCAGTCCACAG ATAAAGAGAGTGGTCCAGCTTGTAGAAGTGCATTGCAGACTTCTCTGCCTGGTAGTAATCCGTTTGAGGAAgtgaaggcagaggaggaggaggaggaggaagaaggctTTGTGGACCCAGAGCTTCCTTATCAAGTGGCTGAGGATGGCAGAGAAGGAGACTCGTTTTGCATGTTTCCCTCGAGGGCAGACGAAGCACTGAAAACAT TGGCAGCATTAAAGCAGGTGTTGGTGACCCAGCTGATGTCCCAGGAGGCAGCAGAGCAAACCAAGCGCTCAACGGGGGCCCGTCTCCTCAGGACCACGTCTCTGCGAACGCCCATAGACAGCCGTGCACGGGTGATGGTCCACAACGGCTCAGACAAAAACAGTTCCCAGACAGAGGACTTGGCTCAGGACCTGGGCTCTGGGGACACCGGCTTCTTTGATTCCCCAGAAGATTATG CAGGATATTTAGTCCTGGAGGGTTACGGTGGCCCAGGGGAGAGCAGCACAGATGACGACATCTTGGCGTCAACCACAGGGAAGCAGCTGAGCACCTCACAGGGCTGCGCTGCCGACTCTGGCATCAATTTGAGATTTTCCTCAACATCACAGGCTGGCAGCCTCTCCTCTTTCAGCAGACAGGTCCTGTCTCATCTTAGAAATCTTCAAACCAACCTCAACTATCTGAAG GACGTTGAGGCTAAGTACAATAATCTAATACGCCAAAGGCCAGAGAGGTCAGCAGCAGACACGGATGGAAACAAAG ATAAGAGATAG